One Glycine max cultivar Williams 82 chromosome 4, Glycine_max_v4.0, whole genome shotgun sequence DNA segment encodes these proteins:
- the ICE1 gene encoding inducer of CBF expression 1: MMSRINNSLVWMDEPEAENTASASWARNSKPNNNNIIITTGTTTTTGFVETSNDLGSLCAFKPMLDVDDEWYNNITNHHHHHQDMAFDPDNLLLHPSAVDSSSSCSPSHLQFFLPPNPKLNPFDMGFLDPQASSSLPLLASETTHFTPPQTSTTTAFAGFQSLQEGSSNPLFLNRSNILRPLESLPPSGAQPTLFQKRAALRKNMNMSDNKKRKEKDEVVVEDVSFDGSGLNYDSDDLTESNYNDAKEKNGGGGVSSNANSTVTGLDQKGKKKGMPAKNLMAERRRRKKLNDRLYMLRSVVPKISKMDRASILGDAIEYLKELLQRINDLHNELESTPVGSSLTPVSSFHPLTPTPPTLPCRIKEELCPSSLPSPNGQPARVEVRLREGRAVNIHMFCGRKPGLLLSTMRAMDNLGLDIQQAVISCFNGFAMDIFRAEQCKEGQDVHPEQIKAVLLDSAGYNGMM, from the exons ATGATGTCGAGAATAAACAACAGCCTTGTCTGGATGGACGAACCAGAAGCCGAAAACACTGCCTCCGCTTCCTGGGCCAGAAACTCCAAgcctaacaacaacaacatcatcattaCCACCGGCACAACCACAACCACAGGTTTCGTCGAAACCTCTAACGACTTAGGTTCTCTCTGCGCCTTCAAGCCCATGCTCGATGTTGACGACGAATGGTACAACAACATCaccaaccaccaccaccaccaccaagatATGGCCTTCGACCCCGACAACCTCTTACTCCACCCCTCCGCCGTggactcctcctcctcctgctcCCCCTCTCACCTCCAGTTCTTCCTCCCTCCCAACCCCAAACTCAACCCCTTCGATATGGGCTTTCTTGACCCTcaagcttcttcttccttaccCCTTCTCGCCTCCGAAACAACACACTTCACACCCCCTCAGACCAGCACCACCACCGCTTTCGCCGGCTTCCAGAGCCTCCAAGAGGGTTCCTCCAATCCTCTCTTTCTCAACCGTTCCAACATTCTGAGACCTCTCGAGTCGCTGCCCCCCTCCGGGGCCCAACCCACCCTTTTCCAGAAGAGAGCCGCGCTCAGGAAGAACATGAACATGAGTGACAATAAGAAGAGGAAGGAGAAGGATGAGGTGGTGGTTGAGGATGTGAGTTTCGACGGGTCTGGCTTGAACTACGATTCTGACGACTTAACTGAGAGTAATTATAATGACGCTAAGGAGAAGAATGGTGGTGGGGGGGTTAGTTCCAATGCCAACAGCACCGTCACCGGTTTGGATCAGAAagggaagaagaagggaatgcCTGCTAAGAATTTGATGGCCGAACGACGCCGCCGGAAGAAGCTCAATGACAGACTCTACATGCTGAGGTCCGTTGTTCCCAAGATTAGCAAA ATGGACAGGGCTTCAATTCTTGGGGATGCAATTGAGTATCTGAAGGAGCTTCTGCAAAGGATCAATGATCTGCATAACGAATTGGAGTCGACGCCGGTGGGTTCTTCGCTCACTCCAGTCTCAAGTTTCCATCCTTTGACGCCTACTCCTCCTACGCTGCCGTGCCGAATCAAGGAAGAACTGTGCCCCAGCTCATTGCCAAGCCCCAATGGCCAACCTGCTAGG GTTGAGGTTCGGCTGCGTGAAGGAAGGGCAGTTAACATACACATGTTTTGTGGCCGCAAACCTGGTCTGTTGCTCTCAACCATGAGGGCTATGGATAACCTTGGATTAGACATTCAGCAGGCTGTTATCAGCTGCTTCAATGGATTTGCTATGGATATTTTTCGAGCCGAG CAATGCAAAGAAGGTCAGGATGTGCATCCGGAGCAAATCAAAGCAGTACTCTTAGATTCAGCTGGCTACAATGGCATGATGTAA
- the LOC100797082 gene encoding auxin response factor 2B: MTSLEVTMKGNCLNHNDGGATEPHSPSTAKDAEAALFRELWHACAGPLVTVPRERERVFYFPQGHIEQVEASTNQVADQHMPVYDLPPKILCRVINVQLKAEPDTDEVFAQVTLLPEPNQDENAVEKEPPPPPPPRFHVHSFCKTLTASDTSTHGGFSVLRRHADECLPPLDMSKQPPTQELVAKDLHANEWRFKHIFRGQPRRHLLQSGWSVFVSSKRLVAGDAFIFLRGENGELRVGVRRAMRQQGNVPSSVISSHSMHLGVLATAWHAISTGTIFTVYYKPRTSPAEFIVPYDQYMESLKNNYSIGMRFKMRFEGEEAPEQRFTGTIVGIEDSDPKRWRDSKWRCLKVRWDETSNTPRPERVSPWKIEPALAPPALNPLSMPRPKRPRSNAVPSSPDSSVLTREASSKVSIDPSPANGFPRVLQGQEFSTLRGNFAESNESDTAEKSVVWPPAAVDDEKMDVSTSRRYGSESWMSMGRNEPTYSDLLSGFGASGDPSHLSLKDQMSPAYSARKQSLDHEGKLHMPHPWPVMPSSLSLSILDSNTKGPAHGGDTTYKARGNLRYSAFGEYPALHGHKVEHSHGNLMPPPPALLTQYQSPCSRELMSKQVSAKTCEAVKPKDGDCKLFGFSLISGPTLPEPSLSQRNVSEAADQMHLTAHQQRTSENDEKLDHSKGSRPVDDIVVDDQDRPLRTSQLHTKDVQAKPLSGSARSCTKVHKKGIALGRSVDLTKYSGYDELVAELDQLFEFGGELLSTKKDWLIVFTDNEGDMMLVGDDPWQEFCAMVRKIYIYPKEEIQKMSPGTLSSKNEENHSVTASEGADTKDVKCQPHQKFNSENGLDA, from the exons ATGACATCATTGGAGGTGACGATGAAGGGAAATTGCTTGAACCACAACGACGGCGGAGCCACGGAGCCTCATTCCCCGTCCACGGCCAAAG aCGCAGAAGCTGCACTTTTCAGGGAGCTATGGCATGCTTGTGCAGGTCCTCTAGTCACGGTTCCGCGAGAAAGAGAGCGCGTGTTTTATTTCCCTCAGGGACATATTGAGCAG GTGGAGGCGTCGACGAACCAGGTGGCGGACCAGCACATGCCGGTTTACGATCTCCCACCCAAGATCCTTTGTCGGGTCATCAACGTGCAGCTGAAG GCCGAGCCCGACACGGATGAGGTGTTTGCTCAGGTGACTTTGCTTCCGGAGCCAAAT CAAGATGAGAATGCCGTGGAGAAGGAGCCACCACCGCCTCCTCCGCCGCGGTTTCATGTTCATTCTTTCTGTAAAACTCTGACGGCGTCCGATACCAGTACCCATGGTGGGTTTTCTGTGCTGAGACGGCATGCTGATGAATGTCTTCCTCCTCTG GATATGTCGAAGCAGCCACCCACACAGGAATTGGTGGCTAAGGATCTTCATGCAAATGAATGGCGATTTAAACATATCTTCCGAG GTCAACCCCGTAGACACTTGCTTCAGAGTGGTTGGAGTGTTTTTGTCAGCTCCAAAAGGCTTGTCGCTGGGGATGCATTTATATTTCTTAG AGGTGAGAATGGGGAACTTCGTGTTGGTGTCCGACGAGCAATGAGACAGCAGGGTAATGTTCCATCCTCAGTTATCTCCAGCCACAGCATGCATCTCGGTGTCCTTGCAACTGCTTGGCATGCCATCTCGACCGGGACCATCTTCACTGTTTATTACAAGCCCAG GACCAGTCCTGCTGAATTTATTGTTCCGTATGATCAATATATGGAGTctctcaaaaataattatagcaTCGGGATGCGGTTCAAAATGAGGTTTGAAGGTGAAGAGGCTCCAGAGCAGAG GTTTACTGGTACCATTGTTGGAATAGAAGATTCTGATCCCAAAAGGTGGAGAGATTCCAAATGGAGATGCCTCAAG GTGAGATGGGATGAAACATCCAACACCCCTCGGCCAGAGAGAGTTTCCCCTTGGAAAATAGAGCCTGCTCTTGCTCCCCCGGCTCTAAATCCTCTTTCAATGCCCAGGCCTAAAAGGCCTCGGTCTAATGCAGTTCCTTCATCCCCAGATTCTTCTGTTCTTACTCGAGAAG CATCATCTAAAGTGAGCATAGACCCTTCACCGGCAAATGGCTTTCCAAGGGTCTTGCAAGGTCAAGAATTCTCGACCTTGAGAGGCAATTTTGCTGAAAGTAATGAGTCTGATACTGCTGAGAAGTCTGTTGTTTGGCCACCTGCTGCAGTAGATGATGAAAAGATGGATGTTTCTACTTCAAGGAGGTATGGTTCAGAGAGCTGGATGTCAATGGGGAGGAATGAGCCTACATATTCGGATCTTCTTTCAGGCTTTGGGGCCAGTGGGGATCCTTCTCATTTATCCTTGAAGGATCAAATGAGCCCTGCTTATTCTGCTAGAAAGCAATCATTGGATCATGAAGGCAAACTTCACATGCCTCATCCATGGCCTGTAATGCCCTCTAGTCTGTCACTGAGCATCTTGGACTCTAATACAAAAGGTCCTGCACATGGTGGTGATACAACTTACAAAGCTCGAGGGAATTTGAGGTACAGTGCATTTGGTGAATACCCTGCACTGCATGGTCATAAAGTTGAGCATTCACATGGAAACTTGATGCCACCCCCACCTGCACTCCTAACTCAATATCAGAGTCCTTGTTCAAGAGAGCTTATGTCAAAACAAGTGTCAGCAAAAACTTGTGAGGCTGTGAAACCAAAAGATGGTGACTGTAAGCTATTTGGCTTCTCACTTATCAGTGGCCCTACTTTACCAGAGCCTTCTTTATCACAAAGAAATGTGAGTGAGGCTGCTGATCAGATGCATCTTACAGCACACCAACAAAGAACAtctgaaaatgatgaaaagtTAGACCACTCGAAGGGATCAAGACCTGTAGATGATATAGTTGTTGATGACCAGGACAGACCATTACGGACTTCTCAGCTGCATACTAAAGATGTTCAAGCTAAACCTCTCAGTGGTTCTGCTAGGAGTTGCACTAAA GTTCACAAGAAGGGCATTGCACTTGGTAGATCAGTGGACCTTACAAAGTACAGTGGCTATGATGAATTAGTTGCTGAATTGGATCAGCTGTTTGAATTTGGGGGTGAATTATTGTCAACTAAAAAAGATTGGCTTATCGTCTTTACTGATAATGAGGGTGATATGATGCTTGTAGGCGATGATCCATGGCA GGAATTCTGTGCCATGGTTCGCAAAATTTATATCTACCCTAAAGAGGAGATCCAGAAAATGAGCCCAGGTACCTTGAGCTCGAAAAATGAAGAGAATCATTCGGTGACGGCTAGTGAAGGTGCAGATACAAAAGATGTTAAATGTCAGCCGCATCAAAAGTTCAATTCAGAAAATGGTCTTGACGCCTAA